DNA from Magnolia sinica isolate HGM2019 chromosome 19, MsV1, whole genome shotgun sequence:
AATAGAAATAGAAACCTAAACCTTATTttcgacctctctctctctctctctctctctctctctctctctctctctctctccatcgatTGATCAATCGAGCAtcttcaatgttgaaaccttGATCAGGGTTTTACAATGGTTAATTcgtaattagggatttacaatgttgaaattCTAATTAGGGATTTATAATGTTGAAACCTAATATCCATCTTGCTAGTGATGATGATCAGGATGTTGGTTCATTATGTGATGTTTTTATGAAAATCTGGACTGCCATCCTTTTGTTTAGTGTTGTTAAAaatcatatgattttttttccaatttccgTTATTGAAAGGTTCTTGGTTCACCTTATATGAGGCACTCAGGAAATGGAATGACGTAGGTTTTAGGTTTCATGACTGTTTAACGATCTTAAAGTTCATTGGATAGGCTATAGGGATATGATATTGAAACATATATTTATAGGTACCATGTTCCATTGTCTGATTGGTTTGAACATTGGACAATTGACATGCTTTGGTAATGGAAATGCCTCTTGAGTGgtttaattattattaaaattcaatttcaattattttttttgaTAATGGTGGAATTTCTAGAACTATTGTTTTGATTCAAATGTTGTCTTTTGtaaataatttttattgaaaTGTTTTAACAGTCTATCAATTAGCAACCATAGGTGTTATTGATATGCACCTTTCTTTTTCCCATTTAATTATTTGGCATCTCTGCTCTtaatatttggaaaaaaaaatgcaaatgagttgtttgttaaaatgtcaaaGAGATGTGATTTGTGAAAAATGGTATGCTTTCAGTTTGgtctttcttttttctcattgTTTATATAGATGCTTCTATATATGCATGATCAATCATGTGTGCATGCCTGTAAAATTATGGAAAGATGTGTTAGTGGGGTTTCTCTAAGAACACATGCAAGTGAATAAAAACTGCGCTAGAAGACTGTCTTTGAAAATCCTATTGTTCCTCTCCCTCCAAAACCTCCATAGGATCCCAAAGAAAACCAATCCCCAAATGAGGCAATAAAGATCCAGCTGATTTCAAACCTTCCTCAGAAACAATTCCAAACAGACTTGGTCATAGCATAGTGAATAAAAATATGATTGGTTGATTCAAGTTCTGAATCGCACATGATGCATCAATCAGGAATCATCATGCTGCATTTTTCTCACCACAATTTTTATTTCATAATAAGGATGTCCTGTCTTTCTCAAATGTTAACTATTATGCCAACGTTGTGAGTAATTCACTAGAGTATAGGTGTTGCTGGCTTGTTACCTGTTGGTAGTTAGTATGCAACATGAAACTAAGTTAGGGTAAACACCACTTATTATCTTCACCCACAAGAGTACATGTTGCTCTTTGGGCATGAGAGCAccatataagataggctttttgccttgggCGTGAGCCcaattcagggggcatgtgaatttggtccttggGGTGGGGGATATACCAATAGGTCTAATtcatgccattgaccacacgctCGCGTTGAGCTGAGTCgtgccgagccaagccgagtccgAGTCTATGTCCGTGTCTGTGTGCGTGTGCCCGACGGGACGGGATGGGCTGGGTTGGGCGCGGGTGTGGGTGCAGGTGTACTCGTGTGGGTATGTATGTATGGATACTCGAGGGAATTTTATTTGTGATAAGTACTCGTATTTacaccttttcgttttaaactagaGAGATGCGACTATTTGGTTGGTTACACATGTTGCGTTTAAACCCAATGGATCTAACCCTTTtaaaagggtgcttaatgcaccacttcagagtctataaAAGGACTTCCGTTCCAGTGAAAGtacaaaaaaatcatttttattctCCTCTTCTAAAAACTCTTTCTATTCTTCTAGTTCTTGTTTAAGAATTTTTGCTGAGTTTGTTGCTGAATCAACTTAGAACTTTTAGGTTAAACTGTAAGTAGTTCGAGCCAGTGTACAATAAGTTCACCATTGGGACCGGATCATAGTCATTGTATGCTGGAGGTTGGTTGCTCTGGaaacttgttgcacttgggacgctgtccaaggggagcaaattcgatttcaagccaagtgactcacgTCACTCCTCAAATCAATTCAATAAGTCttctcaaaattattattattattttggttctcgatttttaatagtctatttaattcaactaataattataaaaattatattctaaactctttctccaacgaactatatgatgtatatgcttttTACGAGTCTGCTAAAGATATATGTactgctttagaaaagaagtatATTTTGGAAGATGTAGGCACTAAGAAACTTGTAATCGCTAATTTCCTTCACTATGAAATGATAGACGATAAACCTGttacaaatcagattcatgatttttaaaatctagttcatgaactgTCGACAGaaagaattaagttggatgaagtgtttttATTAGGAGCGCTGATAGAAAAGCTACCACCCCCttagaaagaatataagaataaaatgaaacataaaaagaacaatGTTTCATTGGAAACTACTATCATTCACATACGAATAGAAGAGGCTAATAGAAACAGtgacaaaaaaaaatagaaatgagatagatttaaaggtGAATCTTGTAGAAGCAagtcgggaaaaaaaaaacagatgtcTTAATTGTGGCAAACCTGGACTTTATGttaatgaatgcaggctcaaaaacaataatggaaacaatcaattcaagaaaaatgaaaattgttATAACTATGGAAAGCATAGGTCTTACATTAgaacctgcaggcttaagaaaaagaaagataagcCGCAAGATAATCTTATAGAAACATGCAAtaagtctgacatgatagtagctgtggggtcagaagtttttttttataaacaacttggagtgggtactagacactagTGCAACTCGGAAcatgtgcaaggatcgtagcatgtttacctcctaccaagtatcaggaaaTGATGAAtatgtgttcatgggtaatgctagaacatctCCAATTATAAGAAAATGGAAATCatttctgaaactcacttctagaaagactctaatgttgacTGATATCCTACATGTGCCTGATATTAGAAGAAACTAAGTCTCTGGTTCgttcctcaataaggctggtgtcaagttagtatttagAAAATACTTTAAAAAACCTTACGTTTTACTAAACCTAACTTGCTTGTcaaactttggcatcggagggtcttcTATTATAGCCAAGGTCTCCATCTTTATCTTCTCTTACAAGTATCGAAGTAGTCTAAAGAGGACGTccaaatttctacatcaacaagTCTCAATTAATTCTAGCACACCAATATACACTACACATGTTGCTAGAAACAAACCGAGTGCCAACACACCCCGTGGATTTTAGATATACAAGAAGGTGAGACCacacttaatttttattttattttccttatttatttaactGACGGGGTGTCATGGAGGATTCTCGCTCATTGATGCACTCCCTGCTAGAAGCGAttcggctggtgtacctcacacctgcTATATAACTGTTGTAGGTACGATGTCGTGAGAAGACACGCTCCTCAAgctcgagttgtatgaacggttcaaaggagatcaaagttacatggccccacggtgatgtacttattatatctacaccgttcatcaatttttagatatcattttagagcattgtccaaaaaatgaatcatatcgaaagatcatctgaaccacaccacaaatagcagtggagataatgattttttacTCTTAAacaattcctagggcccaccataatgtttattgtcCATCCAATTCATAAGGTCTCAAAAGAcctgaatgatttttttttttttttttgcaatgtggtcgacttgattgttagatccatcttatttttcgtctcaagccttaagacaagctcgaaAAATGCCtgcacggtttggatataacaatacctcatgattagacccacggaacttgctgacctcAGTAcggggtacaccagccaatccgcttccctcactGCTTGAATCCCATCCAGTTGGCCCCCACTGGAGCGGAATGGGGTACAACACGTGTTTTTCTTGGCACTTAGCACACTCAGgctatgattatatatatatatatgacatccactccgtccatcatgcgAGAGCCGTTATATTCACCCTTCATTCAAAGTACaagcccgttgaaatatttaCAGAGGCCAAATCATTAGAAACAACGTAAAATGATTCCTAAAACCTACGTGTTCATGCGGTGTGGTCTGCCTGAGTTTTGATTTTTTATCTTCCCCATGTAACTATTAACTATGAGCCACATCTAATAAATGTGTTTGATTAAAGATACACACCATTGCGGCCCCACACATATCGTATGAACGACGATCCAATATTACTGTCTTATGTACTGTGGCACACCTGAATTCTCAATAATGACAATTTTCGGCCTCATGTTCCTACCATCGAGGAGCACAcgtgatggacagagtagatgccTCTGGTGGGGCCACCGACTTGGAGTATTTTATGCGCCTTTCTAGAGACGATTCCGTTCCACTTGGTCCCCAACACTTGTGAAAAACATGTTGCAAAAATCATtttcttaaaaaagaagaagaaagaaagtaagaaagacGTATGCTCCTCTGGACCACGTGCAAAGCTAGTACGTGCAGTCAGtaaggaccgtccatctagtgggcatCATTGTAGATGGTTTGTTTTGTTGAAAATCACCCTAATAAGACGATTAGCTCCATCTTTCGTTGAAAATCACACCAATAAGACGATTACCTCCATCACCTAATGTGGACCGTTAGTTCCTTTTTTAATTATCTTTGCTGCTTTGTAGACCGTTGATCgggtggctaggatcatccaattcaTGTGTATCTTGAACCATTCTCTGTGCAAAAGTAACAAGATGTACCATCCTAAATTACACTACGGTGAGATGTCCCATCGGCTTCCTGAACAAATATAATCagagctgtcaatgggccaggttcAGGCTTAAATCCGAATCGAGACTTACCCCAGGACCGGCCCGTTGACGGCCCTAAATATAATCTAATAAAACCGTCTAATTGCTATGATAGTTAACCACCCTCTTATATAATAATGGATGGTAAAATTGGAGCACTATCCAGACCGTcaaattatcatcatctaagcctttggGGTCGGCTGAGACTATCTAAGAAAATAATCACATGATTTACGGTTGCAATATTCCGTCAGTGTTGTCTTTAGAGACATGATCCATCCACAGTGTGCCTTCCATAACTTGGGTTCCAGTAAACCTAGATCCGATCGGTTGGTTGGACCCGAGTCCAGATCCGATTGGCTCAACCCGTGAGTAAACACATTCTCTAGGTCTAAGTCGTTAGGGTTGATACAGAGGAATTTGTATAGAAATGGGAAAGTCGGGTTGGAAGTCCGAGACAGGCCTTATCATGTGGCAACCGGACCAAGTCATACCCGTAAGTGCCCCACGAAATAAACGTTTCTAATTGGCCTTTACATGTGAGAGGACATGAATAGCATGTGACCTGACTCTATGGAGACCCCCGCtgtgtatctgttttatccatgccgtccaaccattttaacagTTTGTTGAGGTAGGtttaaatctcgggtggaccacatcataagaattAGAAATGATGGGGACAataacgcccactgttgaaatcttcttaggacctaccgaaatgtttatttaacatccaacctattcataaggtcacacatacctaaggaaggaaaaatacaaatatcagcttaaacaTCTTCAGATCCCAATGAGTTTTCCatgtgggcgttcaatctccgGGCTTTCCCCTTCCAATTGTCTCATGTTTGGGATCGCAAAACGGCACATgcatcgtagtgggccccacagtccggCGGGAGTCACCGGGCAATCTGCTTCCCATATGAAAAAGTCGGGCCAACCCACCCGACTTCTTCACATGGGAAGCATGAAGAAATGGAGACACTACCGTCCAAAAACCATAATGTCAGTAAACACATGCCACCCTCACTTCTTTTACAATCGCACTCCTTTTGAGCTACGAAATACAGAAATatgtatatagaaaaaaaaaacaatcatgaTCTCAACCTCACAGggctaaaaaaaatataatactaataataaatgATATTAACGAAACGGgggtttgttttttctttctacCCTTTAAAATCATTTCCTTCCACAAATATAAATACACGTAAAAATTCACCAAATTACAATAAAAAAGGTACATATTAtaacatgaacaaatcacaatATTATACCCACATTTGCTTGTTTGGTGATAATATTCCACATcccatttaaaaaaagaagaaaaaaaaaaaaaaaaaaaaggaagaagaagaagaagaaataaaaaaagagagtagTACAGccgaatttcaatttcattccaatttgatttgaatttgaatttgaatctaAGAAATTTCTCATTCCCGCGGGGTCCACGGCGTCATGTCCATGGGGTAGCTGCCTAGCACCCTGAGAAAGGAAGTGAATTCCTGCACCTCCGCCAGGGCATTCTGGGCCCGAACCTCTGCCATGGAGGCCTCGAAATCGACATAGAACATGTACTCAAAGTGCTTAGCGGTCCCGACATTGGCGTCGTCGACGAGCCTGATCGGGCGATTGCGGTGGGGCCGGCTCTCGATCTTGGTGAGGCTGATGTTGCGGAAGGCGAAGGCGGATAGTACCTTGAAGAGGACGGAGGTGCCTTTGTCATGGGCGAAGACGATGCTGGTCTTGAACGGGCGATCGGTCCTGGGGATGATGGGCTCGCGGGCTAGCATGACGAAGCGGGTGACGTTGCTGGAGTCGTCCTGGATGCCGTCTGCGAGGATGTTGAGGCCATAGAGATCAGCGGCACGGGCGCTGGCGATGGCAGCGGTGTCGCGGAGGTCGTTGTTGGCGACGAATTCAGCGGCGCCAGCGGTGTCGTCGACGGCCTCGCGAGCGACGTTGAGTCCGAGCTTGGTGAGGGTGTGCTCGCACTGGGCGAGAGCTTGGGGATGGGAGATGACGCGTGTAAGGTACTCCTTGCGGACGCCGGGGAGTGCAAGGAGGCAGTGGTGGACGGGTAACTGAACCTCGCCGACGATGTGGAGGCGGTGGCGGAGGAGGAGGTCGTAATTGCGGTGGATGCTGCCGCCGAGGGAGTTTTCGACAGGGAGGACGGCGCGGTCCGCGATCCAGAGCTCGACGGCCTGGAATGCGACTTCGAACTGATCGCAGGGGATCGCCTCGCAATTTGGGTAGGCCTTGCCAGCGGCTGCCTCGGAGTAGGCCCCAGGTACGCCTTGGTAGGCCACGCGGAGCTGGGAGCCATGCATCGGTGCTGGGGAGAGGTCGGCAATGGAGAGGGGTTTGGGACGGGCGTCGATGGGGACGAGGTCTAGGGTTGGGTGGTGGTGGCCGTTGACGGAAGAAGATAGATCTGGGCCGTTAGATTTTTGGGCCTCTTGCTGCTGGGAGAGGATTGAGACCTTGCTGGCGAGGATGGCACAGGAGCTGAGCCAGTCGGCGCGGCTGGAGACGGAGCCGGGAGAGGATGTGGATGAGGGATCGGGgcgggagagggagaggaggatGCGCGTCGGGATTCGGGACGGCTTGGATGGATGGTCGAGGACGTTGCGGATGGTGGTCGTGGGGTTGGTGGAGTGGAGGGATTGCATCTTGTGTGGTTGTAGGTAGATGGGTAAAACTGGAATTTTATtctaattgaaaagaaaaaaataaaaataaaattgagagagagagagagagagagagattgcttgCTTTGTCTCGAGAGGGAGATGGAAAGCAAGCTGAGATGATAGAAGGGGGGAAAGGGGGTTTTATACGATAGTTTTGTGGAAAGAGAGAGGGTGAAAAACGAGAGTGGGTCGGTCAATCTCACACctaccctcctctctctccttgaGATACTGGGTCTCCTACTCGCGGGAGTAGATGTTTCCTGCACGCGctagagtgggacacgtgtgttGTGGAGGCCGTCCTATCAAGCGTACTCATTTCCATATAATAATTTGGAAATTGAATTAATATAAGGGTTTCGCTCACATGGTACCGGTTGCCTCACCATCGTGGGGTGGACATGATCTGCCCATCAGATCTTCACCATCCATTGTGTTTGGCTCTTCTGTTCACCTTTGAACCTAAGAATCAGGATGGTCTGTGGCTCAGATGGGCCATGTCCAAGGGAAAACTTTGAAATCATGATCAGAACCACCGAATTCACGTGCCAAATTTTCTTATGACCAGCTATCTTCTTCCCCGCCAGTCAGATTCATGGTTTGGATAACGTATCTGCAACGAGAAATTTGGAAGGCATTATTGGACGGATTGCCTGCTATACCCTTTCGCACGAACTTCCTGCGTAAAGCTTGGTGCGGGACAACGTGATGTTctctagggcgtgtttgggcggtgggattaaaagggattaggtgggatgggattcaaaaaaacataattattaactGGGGCAGGGATTGTCCCTTGTTGCCATGGGATGAGATTAATGtaatgctttgttggtaatatggcGGTACATTCACAAtatcatgctttgttggtaatacggtggtacattgaatggatatacccaccatcatttgaaattacggagaataacacgtgtgttatatgtaaaccgttcatttgttttgtaacctcaccgcatgtgcctaaaaatgaggtagatctaaaacttatgtggccctaaagaagttttcaacgataaatattcaatccccgttgctttctatggtggggtccacttgagtgttaaaTTTACCTGATTCtttggcccatgctttaaaataatcttggaaaatgggtggacggtgtggatatagcccacacatcatggtgggacctacacaacttgctaacattgagtgaaattggaacGGGACCTAATGccattccatctaatctaatttcaagcttttccaatcttcccaaacatggagtggaattggcacagaccagatgaatcccatccctcctaatctcttttaatcccactgcccaaacatgcccttaaaaaTCTTTTCCATTTAATAATCAACCCCATtcatttggtgttttttttttttttttcgacatcagcttaaaaatgaggctcatttaggaaattggattgcgtactgacttactcagtacgctcttaggGCGTATTTGGGTAGTGGgattgtcataccccaaactcgaaaaccgggctcacaaaattttcgatctccGAATCCAGCGTCGACAGcgtccatagtaccccattctcggctcccggtactatacaccaggttccgatcctgggatgctataaggaagatttctaacatgatttttggttcataatcaccataactataagcataacccacgaacaataaccacaaggaCACCATCACAAATCTACTATGGtcaaaaactttaaatacaatgcgtatgaaagggaaatacatgataatgaaaataacagaaactttggaagctcgactgcacacttcAACTGCGGCGAAGCTACGACTGCGTCTTAGCGTCACATGCACACATCAATTGTGTATAAACGTATgcaaagcttagagagtggtgtgtgcgtagtatgaacgtgctcagattgcaatgccagagtaatgcggaatcatgctgatgggtacatgaatgcaatcagcggtaccaaggctatgtggtgcaagatgtgaatgctatcggccatatagAGACCATGCGAtgagagatgcaactcaagcatgtcaatcttcatccaaatcctcatataGCTCAGCAAATATCAgtgcagttctcattctggataatcaccgtaataccctccaaatggcactgcccctttcccaagcgcgcagtccaagtgagcgtaagaaacctcactatccgcctggctaatagtctgtcaatatctatccgacacattgatagcgaacccattcacgagctggttaaaccgAGCCTAGTAATACCCCTTACCCTCGGACGAGTAAGaacatacccctttccaaccgaccacgacacagtgggagacgcgacctcctaatattcggccctcgtgcgctcatgtatccattctGTCTCGACGTTTGAGtgatcctctggtaccatcagatttagggattttcacctagggacatctatggcacctcgatgcttagtaacaatattttcgatgttcgatcctgtcatccacgatgtgcctgtggagttCATAGCCTTGATGTTGTtagggcatatagaaatcatgtcatacaatgcGAAGTGCATggatcacactaccagtcatgcaacaatcttacgcgtaccgtgcgctcatgaagggcaactccgcctatcagggagcccataaacaatctgcctgaaggcatatgctatgatcaatcactcctcatatcaagcatacatatgatgcgtatgatcttgaatcatggatctatactaaatatgctatatggtgatggactctgttcataacaaagatgggcctagacggcctacacactacaagtataggcctatcaatgggcccctagtgaaagttacaatgcggacatttaaccatcattgctcttacaatgtggatgtcaaaccatcattgctcccaaggcatgaccgccaaaacatcattacataaactatggtggaatcacacattgcaatgggccttatatacatctcattgggcctcgacccatggacctcagatacatcaaatgggcagcataacatgggccccatatatatatatatcaaggtgggccttaatgggcgggccacaaatacatcaagttgggcctaatcacatgggcctcatatatatatatatatatcgaataggccgcaccaattgggccttatatacattgcaatgggtcataacccattggccttgtatacatcacaatgggcctcatatatattaaggtgtgcctcaacaacgggcttcatacaaatcaaggtgggcctcaacaatgggtcataaatatgggaagtgggccacatcacatgggccatatgtatatcaagtgggccacacataattataagtggtgataagaatttccaccattagaatttccaagggtttaatggtggacgttcaaacccactgttttttttttttttataatgtggtccacctgatcctagatctgtcttatttttaatctcaagccttaaaaatgagcttgccaaaggttgcatggtttggatgtaacacatgcatcatggtgggtcccatagggatgaacaacatagatacataattcatggtggggaccacactgatggaaggtgtggtacacttacatcaatgggtcccacatggggcccaccataacatttattcacCGTCCAatttgttggtaaggtcacacggaccggatgcagaggaaaaaaaaatttcataatactCAAGGGcttctgtgacacccaaaagggtttcaatggcaaacgttcaatcctcactgttccctatgatgtgggtcACCTAAGTCGCgtacatggctgatttttggggcggctCGCAGCCATGCCACCGGGCCACCAAATGCAAGATGTTGATGttcatcacacatcacggtgaggcccatggctgggaccgttGGTCCCTGCCTCACCTCTATCATCCATGCGTAGAGGACGCTGCTGTGTCGTCCTCTGGATGGCGAAAGTAGCAGTGTCTGATGCTATTTTTTTTGTGGggtttttcataagtggggcccacatcaggagaaaCTGCCACGTCCactggctcctatggctcaagacaagccaaacaagcctaatatctggcatgtttcggtgtgtagaaagattaaagtgaattttaacggtgaaaactactgtttctatgctatggctcgccagataattggattggcttcattttttggctcaacgcctaa
Protein-coding regions in this window:
- the LOC131234695 gene encoding arogenate dehydratase 3-like, whose translation is MQSLHSTNPTTTIRNVLDHPSKPSRIPTRILLSLSRPDPSSTSSPGSVSSRADWLSSCAILASKVSILSQQQEAQKSNGPDLSSSVNGHHHPTLDLVPIDARPKPLSIADLSPAPMHGSQLRVAYQGVPGAYSEAAAGKAYPNCEAIPCDQFEVAFQAVELWIADRAVLPVENSLGGSIHRNYDLLLRHRLHIVGEVQLPVHHCLLALPGVRKEYLTRVISHPQALAQCEHTLTKLGLNVAREAVDDTAGAAEFVANNDLRDTAAIASARAADLYGLNILADGIQDDSSNVTRFVMLAREPIIPRTDRPFKTSIVFAHDKGTSVLFKVLSAFAFRNISLTKIESRPHRNRPIRLVDDANVGTAKHFEYMFYVDFEASMAEVRAQNALAEVQEFTSFLRVLGSYPMDMTPWTPRE